A genomic window from Terriglobia bacterium includes:
- a CDS encoding VWA domain-containing protein: MVLIASAVAQEPQTSPKPQPDPLVVFQSQQVLRSTTRLVVVDVVVTDEKGNFIPDLKAEDFIVNEDGKPQKISDFSFHRPGASAQAPVALPSNVTGNNPLYSSNSCMNVILLDAINTDFSNHAYAQDMLIKYLETGPPIQPTAVFALDGKLRMLHDFTTDTKALRDALAHFVPQGPQHIADVYAAASPFSRRGSYQVTDQSRRLTLQSFNYLARALAGYPGRKNLLWLSEGFPLNLFPEALMGEQVVAIENYSPMVEKITDALMDAQVALYPIDAAGVSINDRFSARTALEAMAERTGGKTFYNRNDIDMGVRTSIDDGSSYYTLEYYPANKDWNHRFRSIQVKVDRPSVKLRYRQGYYALAPNSTAHTDASTAATDFSHAMDLDFPSSTSVRFLAEVTPPSPKTQNKLLVRFAIDPHTIAFEKQSDDLQHAAVNCVVWAYPAKGEPVRSEGGATAALKEDVFQQLMRSRFPCQRTMELKPGHYKLRLGVLDRTTNLIGSTTTEVTVP; encoded by the coding sequence TTGGTCCTCATTGCGTCCGCGGTGGCGCAAGAGCCGCAGACCAGCCCAAAGCCCCAGCCGGACCCGCTGGTGGTGTTCCAATCGCAGCAAGTTCTCAGGTCCACCACGCGCCTGGTGGTGGTGGACGTAGTGGTCACGGACGAAAAAGGGAACTTCATTCCCGACCTCAAAGCGGAAGATTTCATCGTCAACGAAGACGGCAAGCCGCAGAAGATTTCCGACTTCAGCTTTCATCGTCCTGGGGCATCGGCGCAGGCGCCTGTCGCATTGCCGTCCAATGTGACCGGCAACAATCCTCTGTACAGCAGCAACAGCTGCATGAACGTGATTCTGCTGGATGCCATCAACACCGATTTTTCCAACCATGCTTACGCCCAGGACATGCTGATCAAGTATCTGGAAACCGGACCGCCCATCCAGCCGACGGCGGTGTTCGCCCTGGACGGCAAGCTGCGCATGCTGCATGACTTCACCACGGACACCAAAGCATTGCGCGATGCTCTGGCCCACTTTGTACCGCAAGGTCCACAACACATCGCTGACGTGTATGCCGCGGCGTCGCCATTTTCTCGCCGGGGTTCATACCAGGTGACCGACCAAAGCAGGCGACTTACGTTGCAGTCTTTTAACTACCTGGCGCGCGCGCTGGCGGGTTATCCCGGACGCAAGAACCTGCTGTGGCTTTCCGAAGGATTTCCGCTGAACCTTTTTCCTGAAGCGCTGATGGGCGAGCAGGTAGTAGCGATTGAAAACTATTCGCCCATGGTCGAGAAGATTACCGACGCCCTCATGGACGCCCAGGTGGCTTTGTATCCCATTGATGCCGCGGGCGTGAGCATAAACGACCGGTTTTCTGCCCGGACGGCCCTTGAAGCCATGGCGGAGCGCACCGGTGGCAAGACTTTCTACAATCGCAATGACATTGATATGGGCGTCCGCACCAGCATCGACGACGGATCCAGCTACTACACATTGGAATACTATCCTGCGAACAAAGACTGGAACCACAGGTTCCGCAGCATTCAAGTGAAGGTGGACCGTCCGTCCGTCAAGCTGCGGTATCGCCAGGGCTACTACGCGCTGGCCCCGAACAGCACAGCACACACCGACGCTTCTACCGCGGCCACCGACTTCAGCCACGCCATGGACCTGGACTTCCCTTCGTCCACCTCCGTGCGTTTTCTGGCGGAGGTAACGCCGCCATCGCCGAAGACGCAGAACAAATTGCTGGTCAGGTTTGCCATTGACCCGCACACCATTGCCTTTGAGAAACAGAGTGACGACCTGCAACATGCAGCCGTAAATTGCGTGGTCTGGGCCTACCCCGCGAAGGGCGAGCCCGTCCGTTCTGAAGGCGGAGCTACCGCAGCCCTGAAGGAAGACGTCTTCCAGCAGCTCATGCGCAGCCGCTTTCCTTGCCAGCGGACAATGGAACTCAAGCCCGGCCACTACAAGCTTCGGCTCGGTGTGCTGGACCGTACCACCAACCTCATCGGCAGCACCACCACGGAAGTGACCGTCCCCTGA
- a CDS encoding VWA domain-containing protein: MPSFSCGQLRVLALHLACITLLATAAAQEPQKPAEQQAGVYQSLETLKSTTRLVVVDVVAFDNKGQPALGLQADDFVVYEDGRPQKISSFGLQRGGAAPVAAPATPNGVFSNAPAYKEAHSLNIILLDALNAEFESYAYARDQLIKYLDSGPSIQPTAVYALEEKLTLLYGFTVDTKVLKAVILDYRPKAPTHVLDVYSAASPFARKGDFKTSARSMEVTIAALNNLAQSLAGYPGRKNLIWLSETFPLTLFPEIISNDPNPAAFDPATHRPSTPIVPATTANDPSFRTDTDRDFVEEVEKVANLMMTAQVAIYPVDAAGLERANRFNAMGTMRSLAERTGGKAYFGRNNLEEGVRSSIDDGSTYYTLSYYPENKNWDGRFRVVQVKTARGGITLRHRQGYYALDPSPGDKDAEKALGREFSYALSLDSPGSTAVQFKAQIAQTTPKVLVKFAIDPHSLVFSSKDKGQERAFVSCAVAAYSEKGAFVKQEITSMNTTVKHDELPKLMAAALGCERAIELKPGNYSLVLGVVDRSSRLIGTTTAWVKVK; this comes from the coding sequence ATGCCATCGTTCTCGTGTGGCCAGCTCCGCGTTCTCGCGTTACATCTGGCTTGCATCACGTTGCTGGCCACCGCCGCAGCCCAAGAGCCACAGAAGCCCGCGGAACAGCAAGCCGGCGTTTACCAGTCGCTGGAGACGTTAAAGTCCACAACCCGGCTGGTAGTTGTGGACGTGGTGGCGTTCGACAACAAGGGGCAACCTGCGCTGGGCTTGCAGGCGGATGATTTTGTAGTCTACGAGGACGGAAGGCCGCAAAAGATCAGCAGCTTTGGCCTGCAACGCGGAGGCGCAGCTCCGGTAGCGGCCCCGGCCACACCCAACGGCGTCTTTTCCAACGCGCCCGCTTACAAAGAAGCTCACTCCCTCAACATCATCCTGCTGGACGCATTGAACGCGGAGTTCGAAAGCTACGCCTACGCTCGGGACCAGTTGATCAAGTACCTGGATAGCGGGCCATCCATCCAGCCGACCGCGGTTTACGCGCTGGAAGAGAAACTCACTCTGCTGTACGGCTTTACCGTAGACACCAAGGTGCTGAAAGCCGTGATTCTGGACTACAGGCCCAAGGCCCCGACGCACGTGCTGGATGTGTATTCGGCGGCGTCACCGTTTGCGCGCAAAGGCGACTTCAAGACCAGCGCCCGCAGCATGGAAGTAACCATTGCCGCGCTGAACAACCTAGCGCAGTCGCTGGCGGGATATCCGGGACGCAAGAACCTGATCTGGCTCTCCGAGACTTTTCCGCTCACGCTGTTCCCGGAGATCATCTCCAATGATCCGAACCCGGCGGCATTCGATCCAGCTACCCATCGACCTTCAACGCCGATTGTTCCGGCGACCACGGCGAATGATCCTTCCTTCCGCACTGACACGGACCGCGACTTTGTGGAAGAAGTGGAGAAAGTGGCCAACCTGATGATGACCGCACAGGTGGCCATTTATCCGGTGGACGCCGCGGGTCTGGAACGCGCCAACCGCTTCAACGCCATGGGCACCATGCGCAGCCTGGCGGAACGAACGGGCGGCAAGGCCTACTTCGGCCGCAACAATCTGGAAGAGGGCGTCCGCTCCAGCATTGATGATGGTTCCACCTACTACACGCTCTCCTACTACCCGGAGAACAAGAACTGGGACGGAAGGTTCCGCGTGGTGCAGGTGAAGACCGCGCGGGGCGGCATCACGCTGCGCCATCGCCAGGGATACTACGCGCTGGATCCGTCGCCGGGCGACAAAGACGCGGAGAAAGCGCTGGGGCGCGAGTTCAGCTACGCGCTCAGCCTGGATTCTCCTGGTTCCACCGCGGTACAGTTCAAAGCGCAGATAGCGCAGACCACGCCGAAAGTGCTGGTGAAATTCGCCATTGATCCGCATTCGCTGGTCTTCAGCAGCAAAGATAAAGGACAGGAGCGGGCCTTCGTCAGTTGCGCCGTCGCGGCTTACTCGGAAAAGGGCGCATTTGTGAAGCAGGAGATCACCAGCATGAACACCACGGTGAAACACGATGAGCTGCCAAAACTGATGGCCGCGGCGCTGGGCTGCGAACGCGCCATAGAACTGAAGCCCGGCAACTACAGCCTGGTCCTGGGCGTGGTGGACCGCAGCTCACGCCTGATCGGGACCACCACTGCCTGGGTCAAAGTTAAGTAA